In Psychrobacter sp. P11G3, a single genomic region encodes these proteins:
- the alc gene encoding allantoicase, with product MISANNLPDALPAFTKKSNVADSRLGAKSLFATDDFFADKSRILNPDAPIFVVGKFDDNGKWMDGWETRRKRHLGYDYLVIQLARPTKIAGLDIDTSHFTGNFPSSASVDALYAPELLQQDEAELTSLSKEDWDNKNWQALVGMTPLQGHNHELIEIDHGQTVTHIRLNIYPDGGVARLRVYGDIQLDASLNTQGEMLDLAGALNGGRAIASNDAHFGAASNLLLPTKAPNMGDGWETRRRREPGNDWCIIALGQAGIVDSIEIDTAHFKGNYPDKVSIQAVYSPNTPEQTLVTQSMFWETLLAPQKTNADDVHTFSKDKLKIDQPITHIRVNIFPDGGISRVRVHGKIAEGDTGTDSKEAK from the coding sequence ATTATCTCCGCAAATAATCTACCTGATGCCCTGCCAGCATTTACCAAAAAATCAAACGTCGCTGACAGTCGCTTGGGGGCGAAATCACTATTCGCCACCGACGATTTTTTTGCGGATAAAAGCCGTATTCTAAATCCTGATGCACCTATCTTTGTCGTGGGTAAATTCGATGACAACGGTAAGTGGATGGATGGCTGGGAAACTCGTCGCAAGCGCCACTTGGGTTACGATTATTTAGTTATCCAGCTTGCTCGCCCAACCAAAATTGCTGGTCTTGATATTGATACCAGTCACTTTACGGGTAACTTTCCCTCTTCAGCTAGTGTCGATGCCTTGTACGCGCCCGAGCTGCTGCAGCAAGATGAAGCTGAACTTACTAGTCTAAGCAAAGAAGATTGGGACAATAAAAATTGGCAGGCGCTAGTAGGTATGACCCCGCTGCAAGGGCACAATCATGAGCTTATCGAGATTGATCATGGGCAAACGGTAACCCATATTCGTTTAAACATTTATCCAGATGGCGGCGTTGCCCGACTACGCGTTTATGGTGATATCCAACTTGATGCCAGCCTAAATACACAAGGCGAGATGCTTGACTTGGCAGGCGCATTAAATGGTGGTCGTGCGATTGCTAGTAACGACGCGCATTTTGGTGCGGCTAGTAATTTACTACTACCAACTAAAGCGCCTAATATGGGTGATGGTTGGGAGACTCGTCGTCGCCGTGAGCCAGGCAATGACTGGTGCATCATTGCGCTAGGTCAAGCAGGTATCGTTGATTCCATCGAGATAGATACTGCTCACTTTAAAGGCAATTATCCTGATAAGGTCTCGATCCAAGCCGTCTACTCACCAAATACACCAGAGCAAACTTTAGTAACTCAGAGTATGTTTTGGGAGACTTTGCTTGCACCACAAAAAACCAACGCTGACGACGTTCATACTTTTAGTAAAGATAAGCTTAAGATAGACCAACCTATCACGCATATTCGGGTCAATATCTTCCCAGATGGTGGTATTAGCCGTGTTCGCGTGCATGGCAAAATTGCTGAGGGTGATACTGGTACTGACAGTAAAGAGGCAAAATAA
- the puuE gene encoding allantoinase PuuE → MSKKITSDFDLSTYPRDLKGYAGNPPKANWPGGAKIAVQFVLNIEEGAENSVIHGDGQSERFLSDILGTPEFNNRHQSIESAFEYGSRVGIWRVLDVFKDYGIPITTFTCAAAAEKTPHIIERVLEDGHEIASHGLRWITYQDMYRETEREHIRCATQIFQRMLGGQPLGWYTGRDSPNTRELVAEQGGYTYDSDSYGDELPYWLNVKVQDGNVITRKPHLVIPYSLETNDMRFSSSPGFTHAEPFYQYLKDSFDTLYEEGAHTPKMLTIGLHCRIIGRAGRIKALKQFLQYITSKPDVWICRRDDIAKHWYENHPATSDNTANWM, encoded by the coding sequence ATGAGCAAAAAAATTACCAGTGACTTTGATCTGAGCACGTATCCCCGCGACCTAAAAGGCTATGCTGGCAATCCACCAAAAGCGAACTGGCCAGGTGGCGCAAAAATCGCCGTACAGTTTGTATTAAATATCGAAGAAGGGGCAGAAAATAGCGTCATCCATGGCGATGGTCAATCAGAGCGTTTTTTGTCTGATATTTTGGGCACACCAGAATTTAACAACCGTCACCAGTCTATTGAATCTGCATTCGAATACGGTAGCCGTGTCGGTATATGGCGTGTATTAGATGTCTTTAAAGATTATGGTATTCCTATAACCACGTTTACCTGTGCCGCCGCTGCTGAAAAAACACCGCATATTATCGAGCGTGTATTAGAAGACGGTCATGAGATTGCCAGTCATGGTCTACGCTGGATCACTTATCAGGATATGTACCGTGAAACGGAGCGCGAACACATTCGCTGTGCCACCCAAATATTTCAACGTATGCTCGGTGGTCAACCTCTCGGCTGGTATACAGGACGTGATAGTCCAAATACTCGTGAACTGGTCGCCGAGCAAGGCGGCTATACCTATGACTCTGACTCGTACGGTGATGAGTTACCGTATTGGCTCAATGTAAAGGTCCAAGACGGCAATGTCATCACGCGCAAACCACATTTGGTCATACCTTATAGCCTCGAGACCAATGACATGCGTTTTTCGTCTAGCCCAGGGTTCACTCATGCCGAACCATTTTATCAATATCTAAAAGACAGCTTTGATACCTTATACGAAGAAGGCGCACACACCCCTAAAATGCTGACTATTGGCTTGCATTGTCGCATTATCGGACGTGCAGGACGCATCAAAGCGCTAAAGCAGTTTTTGCAATATATCACCAGTAAGCCTGATGTATGGATATGCCGCCGTGATGATATCGCTAAACACTGGTACGAAAACCATCCTGCTACGTCAGACAACACTGCTAACTGGATGTAA
- a CDS encoding urate hydroxylase PuuD, producing the protein MGAYLLEWLSLFFRWFHVIAGVAWIGASFYFVWLDLSLRKPPQWKTDKGISGDLWAVHGGGFYEIAKYKLEPEEMPKTLHWFKWEAYTTWLTGAAMMSIVYYANATAYLIDPSKVPFTSIGAIATSLLFLFGSYFIYEVIVRSHLGKNAFIFSTLIFILLVIASWGSYQLFSDRASFIHIGAILGTVMVGNVFFGIMPAQRALVDCVRRGEKPGKEVAELALQAKNRSLMNNYFTLPLIFTMISNHYPMMYAHEKGWLVLVFVGIITATARHYFNQKHLGHKKPRYLVIPAVLTVLLIIWMRPEPIEPAPAMPASASVAPTTTDSTPIATSTTTDSSTDTVANANNSISTDAATAEAVPVSASADDAMMNVVHTRCSTCHAVQPTQQGFAAPPAGIILQTPEDLKIHKAKIVTAVQTGYMPLGNITQLTDAERQQLVAYASSL; encoded by the coding sequence ATGGGCGCCTATCTTCTCGAATGGTTGAGTTTATTTTTCCGCTGGTTTCATGTTATCGCTGGGGTAGCATGGATTGGTGCATCGTTTTATTTTGTGTGGCTAGATCTAAGCCTACGCAAACCGCCACAGTGGAAAACAGACAAAGGCATTTCGGGTGATCTTTGGGCCGTCCATGGTGGCGGGTTTTATGAAATTGCCAAATACAAACTCGAACCCGAAGAGATGCCAAAGACGCTACATTGGTTTAAGTGGGAAGCTTATACCACTTGGCTGACGGGTGCGGCGATGATGTCTATCGTCTATTATGCCAATGCAACTGCCTACCTAATTGACCCAAGCAAAGTACCTTTTACCAGTATCGGTGCCATTGCCACCAGCTTGCTTTTCTTGTTTGGTAGTTACTTCATTTATGAAGTGATCGTGCGCAGTCATTTGGGTAAAAACGCGTTTATCTTTAGTACGCTAATTTTTATCTTACTGGTCATCGCGAGCTGGGGTTCTTATCAGCTGTTTAGTGATCGCGCCTCATTTATACATATCGGTGCTATTTTGGGCACGGTGATGGTAGGTAACGTATTCTTCGGTATTATGCCGGCTCAGCGTGCGCTCGTTGATTGTGTGCGGCGCGGCGAAAAACCGGGTAAAGAAGTGGCTGAATTGGCATTACAAGCCAAAAACCGCTCACTGATGAATAATTATTTTACCCTACCGCTGATTTTTACCATGATCAGCAACCATTACCCAATGATGTATGCTCATGAGAAAGGTTGGTTGGTATTGGTCTTCGTCGGTATCATTACCGCGACTGCCCGTCATTACTTTAACCAAAAGCATTTGGGTCATAAAAAACCACGCTACTTGGTTATTCCAGCCGTATTAACCGTATTATTAATTATTTGGATGCGACCTGAGCCTATTGAGCCAGCACCTGCAATGCCTGCTTCTGCCTCAGTAGCACCTACGACAACTGATAGCACCCCCATAGCTACAAGCACGACTACTGACTCAAGCACTGATACCGTTGCTAATGCTAATAACAGTATTAGCACTGATGCAGCTACTGCTGAAGCCGTACCCGTGAGCGCGTCAGCAGATGACGCTATGATGAATGTCGTGCATACGCGCTGTAGTACTTGTCATGCGGTACAACCGACGCAACAAGGCTTCGCCGCGCCGCCAGCAGGTATTATTTTGCAAACACCAGAAGACTTAAAAATTCATAAAGCGAAAATCGTCACTGCGGTACAGACTGGCTATATGCCGCTTGGTAATATTACTCAGTTGACTGATGCCGAGCGCCAACAGCTCGTAGCCTATGCATCATCACTTTAA
- the uraH gene encoding hydroxyisourate hydrolase, whose amino-acid sequence MSATLSSHILDTHLGKPAADVAVTLHRVQDNGVATLLAHGTTNSDGRVTPDAWQFDTAIDSTERQLNIGRYTVTFDTQSYFDAQQLTAFYPQVVIDFVVNDASHYHVPLLLSAHGYSTYRGS is encoded by the coding sequence ATGTCTGCCACCCTATCATCACATATCTTAGACACTCATCTTGGCAAACCTGCGGCTGATGTCGCCGTTACCTTACACCGCGTACAAGACAATGGTGTCGCCACATTACTAGCGCATGGTACAACCAATAGTGATGGCCGTGTCACACCAGACGCTTGGCAGTTTGATACAGCTATCGATAGCACAGAGCGTCAGCTAAATATTGGCCGCTATACCGTAACGTTCGATACTCAGTCTTATTTTGATGCTCAGCAGCTGACAGCATTTTACCCGCAAGTGGTTATCGACTTTGTAGTAAACGATGCCAGTCATTATCACGTGCCGCTTCTGCTTAGTGCGCACGGTTATAGCACCTATCGCGGATCGTAG
- the uraD gene encoding 2-oxo-4-hydroxy-4-carboxy-5-ureidoimidazoline decarboxylase, with protein MSLTLAQFNDLSQEVAIAQLVTCCTSKSWAYKLADARPFADVDALLASSDAIWNKVQNDEANLLEAFDGHPQIGNVASLKEKYRNTQSSAAHEQSGANDAADEVLEALAKGNRDYLDKFGFIFIVFATGKSAQQMLDLLLARLPNDRATELANAAAEQNKITRLRLTKLLGNAETTK; from the coding sequence GTGAGCTTAACCTTAGCGCAATTCAACGATTTATCACAAGAAGTCGCCATCGCCCAGTTAGTGACTTGCTGCACCAGTAAAAGCTGGGCCTATAAGCTTGCAGACGCCCGCCCTTTTGCAGACGTTGATGCACTGCTAGCAAGTAGCGACGCTATCTGGAACAAAGTGCAAAATGATGAGGCTAACTTATTAGAAGCGTTTGATGGGCATCCGCAAATCGGCAATGTGGCATCTCTAAAAGAAAAATATCGCAACACACAAAGTAGCGCCGCACATGAACAATCAGGCGCTAACGATGCAGCAGATGAAGTCCTCGAAGCACTTGCCAAAGGCAATCGAGACTATCTCGATAAATTTGGTTTTATTTTTATTGTCTTTGCGACGGGCAAAAGCGCACAGCAAATGCTGGATCTGTTATTAGCGCGCCTGCCTAATGATCGTGCTACTGAACTGGCAAATGCAGCCGCTGAGCAAAATAAAATTACGCGTCTACGTTTAACTAAATTACTAGGTAATGCTGAGACAACCAAATAG
- a CDS encoding TetR family transcriptional regulator C-terminal domain-containing protein, with protein MTQNNQKEETSVTDTPSHRSQQAIRAQNQALILAAAEEEFVLQSYRGATMQGIADRAGLPKANVHYYFKNKKNLYMAVLRSIIQEWNEGLVTMTVDSDPKTVIEKFVRTKLHQAFVNPSRHKLFAIEVIGGAPHLHEFMSTTMKEWVHDKAQVMKEWHKQGKIGITDPLQLLILIWATTQRYAEFEIEIVGLMDKTAYDAADEARAADFLVPFILKGCGLE; from the coding sequence ATGACTCAAAACAATCAAAAGGAAGAAACCTCAGTGACTGATACGCCCTCGCACCGTAGCCAACAAGCCATTCGCGCACAGAATCAAGCGCTTATCTTAGCGGCAGCTGAAGAAGAGTTTGTGCTCCAAAGCTATCGCGGCGCTACGATGCAGGGCATTGCCGATAGGGCAGGCTTACCCAAAGCCAATGTCCACTATTACTTTAAAAATAAAAAAAACCTCTACATGGCAGTGCTGCGTTCGATCATTCAAGAATGGAACGAAGGCTTGGTAACTATGACGGTAGATAGCGACCCAAAAACAGTCATCGAAAAATTCGTCCGTACCAAGCTACATCAGGCATTTGTCAATCCAAGTCGCCATAAGTTGTTTGCGATTGAAGTCATCGGTGGTGCACCGCATTTGCATGAATTTATGTCCACTACGATGAAGGAGTGGGTACACGATAAAGCGCAGGTAATGAAAGAGTGGCACAAGCAAGGAAAAATTGGGATTACTGATCCTCTACAACTACTGATTTTGATTTGGGCGACTACCCAACGTTATGCTGAATTCGAGATTGAAATCGTTGGATTAATGGATAAGACGGCGTATGACGCAGCAGATGAAGCACGTGCGGCAGACTTTCTGGTGCCTTTTATTTTAAAAGGCTGTGGCCTTGAATAA
- a CDS encoding nucleobase:cation symporter-2 family protein, protein MSENIPANTDLLYRLHDRPTPIKAFLGAIQHVLAAFVGIITPSLIIGGTLGLGEHIPYLLSMSLIVSGVATFIQTRKVGPIGSGLMALQGTSFGFLAAVLTAGFVVKNRGGGPEEILSVIFGVSFLGAFVEIFLSQFITKLKSFMSPIVTGCVIVTIGLSLTKVGLTDLAGGFGAEDFGSIPNLLLGGGVLASVVLISIINNKVIRSSAIFIGLMLGLIAAVFMGRIDFSLVSEAAFFTVPIPFKYGFGFDWQAFIPIAFMYIITSIETSGDLTATSMISGEPIKGPLYEKRIKGGVLGDGVNSLIAAIFNTFPVTTFSQNNGVIQMTGIASRYVGFYVGGLLCLMGLFPVLGAIFTQLPKPVVGGVTLLMFATVATAGIRILSTVQFTHRNVLIIATSLGLATGIAFVPDVLSQTPQFFQNIFGSAVTMAGIVAITLDMILPQNYGIEFDTKAQHAKDKLEPTQEVA, encoded by the coding sequence ATGAGTGAAAACATTCCAGCGAATACCGATTTACTGTATAGACTGCATGACCGTCCTACCCCCATCAAAGCATTTTTAGGTGCTATACAGCACGTACTTGCAGCGTTTGTAGGTATCATCACACCCTCTCTTATCATAGGCGGCACATTAGGTTTAGGAGAGCATATCCCCTACCTTCTCAGTATGTCATTGATAGTATCTGGCGTCGCAACCTTTATTCAGACTCGTAAAGTAGGCCCTATTGGGTCTGGCCTCATGGCATTACAAGGCACCAGTTTTGGATTTTTGGCAGCGGTACTGACAGCAGGGTTTGTGGTAAAAAACCGCGGTGGTGGTCCAGAAGAGATATTATCCGTTATTTTTGGCGTTTCATTTCTCGGTGCATTTGTTGAGATATTTTTGAGTCAATTTATCACCAAACTCAAATCTTTTATGAGCCCTATTGTTACAGGCTGCGTGATTGTCACGATTGGTTTGTCATTAACTAAAGTAGGTCTGACTGACTTAGCGGGCGGGTTTGGTGCTGAAGATTTTGGTAGTATTCCGAACTTACTTTTGGGCGGTGGTGTGCTGGCAAGTGTCGTATTGATTAGCATCATCAATAATAAAGTCATTCGCTCAAGCGCCATCTTTATCGGTTTGATGCTCGGCCTTATCGCTGCCGTATTTATGGGACGTATCGATTTTTCTCTGGTTTCTGAAGCGGCTTTTTTTACAGTGCCAATCCCTTTTAAGTATGGCTTTGGTTTTGATTGGCAGGCTTTTATTCCTATTGCCTTTATGTACATCATTACCAGTATCGAGACCTCAGGCGATCTGACGGCTACCTCAATGATATCAGGTGAACCGATCAAAGGCCCTCTCTATGAGAAACGCATCAAAGGCGGTGTACTAGGAGATGGTGTTAACTCTCTGATTGCGGCGATATTCAATACCTTCCCTGTGACAACCTTTAGCCAAAACAACGGTGTGATCCAAATGACGGGTATTGCCAGTCGCTACGTGGGTTTCTATGTTGGCGGCCTCTTATGCCTGATGGGGCTATTCCCTGTCCTTGGTGCTATTTTTACGCAGTTACCGAAGCCTGTCGTTGGCGGCGTCACGCTACTGATGTTTGCGACGGTAGCGACTGCTGGTATTCGTATCTTATCTACCGTGCAATTCACGCATCGTAATGTCTTAATCATTGCCACCTCACTGGGTCTGGCAACGGGTATCGCCTTTGTCCCTGATGTACTGTCACAAACGCCCCAGTTCTTTCAGAATATCTTTGGCTCAGCGGTAACGATGGCAGGGATTGTGGCCATCACCCTTGATATGATTTTACCTCAAAACTATGGCATCGAGTTTGATACCAAAGCACAGCATGCAAAAGACAAATTAGAACCAACGCAAGAAGTCGCTTAA
- a CDS encoding PD40 domain-containing protein, which yields MRTHKKLLVSLLASTSALLISQSVLAAPVVLELDYEIPVQQNQVAFVSFAGDSVLSPIILNDLSKTELKVTNQDLPQQPHSSKELTGTLPVWQSMGIPYLVVGSTRTNRGKIITDYEVIDVKSGRVIEGKQSLTADNNRESMRYAGHVIADKVYELITGIPGDFSGRIAYIEETGTGKQKISRLKVMDADGENARTITEVAGSIFSPAWSPDGNRIAYSVQREKSYPVIYVQNVSGGGATALTPFSGSNLSPSFSPDGSKILFSSSFEGSADIYEMSASGGTPRRLTNLPSSEVQPSYAPDGKSFVFVSDKTGFNKPQVYRYEFATGQTTKVSNGGYATSPQFSSDGTQIAFLSGRSAAIMNSNGAITTNLGNTGIDEAPSFSPNGKRVVYASTQGGKGVLTIKSLNGGEAFGKSGQGVIRSPVWSSSPK from the coding sequence ATGCGTACCCACAAAAAACTACTAGTATCGTTACTCGCCAGCACTTCAGCATTGCTAATATCGCAAAGCGTGCTCGCTGCACCTGTTGTACTAGAGTTGGACTATGAGATTCCTGTTCAGCAAAACCAAGTCGCGTTTGTATCGTTTGCGGGTGACTCTGTCTTATCACCGATTATATTAAATGACTTGAGTAAAACTGAGCTAAAAGTAACCAATCAAGATCTACCGCAGCAGCCGCACAGTAGTAAAGAGCTGACAGGTACATTACCTGTTTGGCAAAGCATGGGCATACCGTATCTGGTCGTCGGTAGCACGCGTACCAATCGTGGCAAAATAATCACCGATTATGAAGTCATCGATGTCAAATCTGGTCGCGTGATAGAAGGCAAGCAAAGCCTAACCGCCGACAATAATAGAGAAAGTATGCGTTATGCCGGTCATGTCATCGCAGACAAAGTGTACGAGCTGATTACTGGTATTCCAGGGGATTTCTCAGGGCGCATTGCTTATATTGAAGAAACAGGAACTGGCAAACAAAAGATCTCTCGTCTCAAAGTGATGGACGCTGATGGCGAAAATGCTAGAACCATTACTGAAGTCGCAGGCTCTATTTTTTCACCAGCATGGTCACCTGATGGTAACCGTATCGCCTACTCAGTACAACGTGAAAAATCGTATCCCGTCATCTACGTGCAAAACGTCAGTGGTGGCGGCGCAACTGCCCTGACGCCTTTTTCAGGTAGCAACCTAAGCCCCTCGTTCTCTCCTGATGGCAGCAAGATATTATTCTCTAGCAGCTTTGAAGGTAGCGCTGATATCTATGAGATGAGCGCCAGCGGCGGTACACCTAGAAGGCTCACTAATTTACCGAGCAGTGAAGTACAACCAAGCTATGCACCAGACGGCAAATCTTTTGTGTTTGTCAGTGATAAAACTGGCTTTAACAAGCCGCAAGTCTATCGCTACGAGTTTGCCACAGGACAAACGACTAAAGTGTCAAACGGTGGTTATGCAACCAGTCCACAGTTTAGCAGTGACGGTACACAAATTGCCTTTTTAAGTGGACGCTCAGCGGCTATTATGAATAGTAATGGTGCTATCACTACCAATCTTGGCAATACAGGTATCGACGAAGCACCAAGCTTCTCGCCAAACGGTAAACGCGTGGTCTACGCATCGACCCAAGGCGGCAAAGGCGTGCTGACTATCAAGTCCCTCAATGGTGGCGAAGCGTTTGGTAAGTCAGGACAAGGCGTTATCCGCTCACCCGTATGGTCATCAAGCCCAAAATAA
- a CDS encoding cell envelope integrity protein TolA yields MSILTMHNAPAVYVPTEPESNGLTLPTLLSLLAHGLVIGILVYNYQTTEVVTAGSIETVMVSPEQLAEMQGQILANRAAASAMQMDSSTSDSSSSAQPEVSGSSVSAQNPSQSSSQRVPVFTRSEEPAGQPILMSEDHQQRLLEQNQEYERKMAEWAAQLDESAMEELDQVDQSKRDQLIEEQKRLGEFRQKQNNPPKIKRPTASDRNIEIDTAGSGNAGKTFSLSDGQSTMSGDTSTSSTSKGSSRSASNGSRGASNSEIINLIKRNYTPPTAARGSTQRATLTITVNANGDVINVTASGPDSTVNEAARQAVLNTGSLPIDADDPKYPTFTIQFKGSN; encoded by the coding sequence ATGAGTATCCTTACCATGCATAATGCTCCTGCCGTCTATGTACCTACCGAACCAGAAAGCAACGGGCTAACACTGCCAACGTTGCTAAGCTTGCTGGCGCATGGCCTTGTTATCGGCATACTGGTTTACAACTATCAAACCACTGAAGTTGTGACTGCTGGTAGTATCGAAACAGTCATGGTATCTCCTGAGCAGCTTGCTGAAATGCAAGGACAAATATTGGCCAACCGTGCAGCAGCCAGTGCGATGCAGATGGATAGTAGCACTAGCGACTCGTCCAGTAGTGCTCAACCAGAAGTGTCTGGCAGTAGCGTTAGTGCGCAAAATCCAAGTCAGTCAAGCTCTCAGCGCGTGCCTGTATTTACACGATCTGAGGAGCCAGCTGGTCAACCCATACTGATGAGCGAAGACCATCAACAACGTCTGCTTGAACAAAATCAAGAATATGAGCGCAAAATGGCTGAGTGGGCAGCACAATTAGATGAATCCGCCATGGAAGAGCTTGACCAAGTTGATCAAAGCAAACGTGATCAGCTCATAGAAGAACAAAAGAGACTGGGAGAGTTTCGTCAAAAGCAAAACAATCCACCAAAGATAAAACGTCCCACTGCTAGCGATCGCAATATTGAGATTGATACTGCTGGCTCTGGCAATGCAGGGAAAACCTTTAGCCTATCAGATGGGCAGTCTACTATGTCTGGTGATACGTCAACCTCTAGTACGTCCAAGGGCAGTAGTCGTTCTGCATCCAATGGCAGTCGCGGTGCTAGCAACAGCGAAATCATCAATTTAATCAAGCGCAACTATACGCCGCCTACTGCTGCGCGAGGCTCTACTCAACGTGCCACCCTGACCATCACTGTCAATGCAAATGGCGATGTGATCAATGTGACTGCCTCTGGACCTGATAGCACTGTCAACGAAGCGGCAAGACAAGCGGTACTCAATACTGGCAGCCTCCCGATTGATGCTGATGACCCCAAATACCCGACTTTTACCATACAGTTTAAAGGCAGCAATTAA
- the tolR gene encoding protein TolR: MKPNPYGREKKALNAEMNVVPYIDVMLVLLVIFMVTAPMLITGVDVDLPKEQTNTMSQSQLPVIVSLTDKGDIFISYESNVDVPVSEPELINTLSNLQSQNDNSNAEPVQVMINADQNNQYGAIMTLMATLQQAGIEKVGLLTGAPLPTPSL, from the coding sequence ATGAAACCAAACCCCTACGGCCGTGAGAAAAAAGCCCTTAATGCAGAAATGAACGTCGTACCTTACATTGACGTCATGCTAGTGCTACTGGTGATATTTATGGTGACAGCCCCGATGCTGATTACAGGTGTCGATGTTGATCTGCCAAAAGAGCAGACCAATACTATGAGTCAAAGCCAACTACCTGTGATTGTTTCTTTGACTGATAAAGGTGATATTTTTATCAGTTATGAAAGCAATGTCGACGTGCCTGTAAGTGAGCCTGAGCTGATTAATACATTATCTAACCTGCAGTCTCAGAACGATAATAGTAATGCTGAGCCAGTACAGGTGATGATCAATGCTGATCAAAACAATCAGTACGGTGCCATCATGACGCTCATGGCGACTTTGCAACAAGCAGGTATCGAAAAAGTTGGATTATTGACTGGCGCACCACTACCTACGCCTTCTTTATAG
- the tolQ gene encoding protein TolQ, whose translation MPESLNIVDLITQASLLVQIVMALLLLASLLSWVIIFRMSARLGTAKNFDQQFETWFWSGEDLAKLYQGIQGSPDRQGLEQIFYVGFSEYLRMHKKRQPKDDIIDGVERKLRVGLGRQQQLLESGLTTLASIGSVAPYIGLFGTVWGIMNAFLGLSQTEQATLASVAPGIAEALIATAMGLFAAIPAVLAYNHFTAKSSRLYDSRALFCDEMTGMLQRETSVQAPISKETQVNAGQVTGL comes from the coding sequence ATGCCTGAATCATTAAATATTGTCGATCTTATTACCCAAGCCAGTCTATTGGTGCAGATTGTGATGGCACTATTGTTATTAGCCTCTTTACTCAGTTGGGTTATTATCTTTCGCATGAGTGCGCGACTTGGTACAGCCAAAAATTTTGATCAACAATTTGAGACTTGGTTTTGGTCAGGCGAAGACTTGGCCAAACTATATCAAGGCATTCAGGGTTCTCCTGATCGTCAGGGGCTAGAGCAGATTTTTTATGTGGGCTTTTCAGAATACCTAAGAATGCATAAAAAGCGTCAACCTAAAGACGATATTATCGATGGTGTTGAACGCAAGCTACGCGTGGGCTTAGGTCGTCAGCAGCAATTGCTCGAGTCAGGACTGACGACGCTAGCCAGCATTGGCTCCGTTGCTCCGTACATCGGACTGTTTGGTACAGTATGGGGCATCATGAATGCCTTTTTGGGACTGTCTCAAACTGAGCAAGCTACCCTCGCCTCTGTCGCTCCCGGTATCGCCGAAGCACTGATTGCCACAGCCATGGGTTTGTTTGCCGCTATCCCTGCGGTATTGGCATACAACCACTTCACAGCAAAATCGAGCCGACTATATGACTCGCGTGCCTTATTTTGTGATGAGATGACAGGCATGCTACAGCGTGAGACCAGCGTACAAGCGCCTATTAGTAAAGAAACCCAAGTTAATGCAGGTCAGGTGACAGGGCTATGA